AACCGGAAAACAGCTGAAACAATAGGGAAACAATTAGGCATAAAAAGAATTTTTGCCGAAGTTTTACCTGAAGATAAAGCGAAATACGTCAAAAAACTCCAGGACGAGGGTAAATTCACGGCAATGGTCGGTGACGGGGTTAACGATGCGCCGGCACTCGCTCAGGCTGATATTGGCATTGCGATTGGAGCGGGTACGGATGTGGCGATAGAAACTGCCAAGGTAGTTCTGATGAAATCGGATCCGGCAGATATTTTAAGGGCGATTAAACTCAGTAAAGCGACTGTTGTCAAAATGAAACAGAACCTCTTTTGGGCATCAATTTACAATCTTTTGGCAATTCCTGTGGCTGCTGGCGTACTTTATCCCAAGTTCGGAATTTCTCTACGTCCCGAATGGGCGGCGCTTTTAATGAGCTTGTCATCAATTATTGTCGCCACAAACGCGGTTCTTCTAACCCGGACGGAAAAAGACTTAATAACAGTATAATTTCGAGTGATAGCTGGAAATTACATCAGACGAGCGCAAGCGAGGGCTGATATAGTTCAGGCCATACGTTTTTGTACGTCTCGGGCCCTTTTCTTTAGTGTTTTAGCGCTTAGTTTGCTAAAATACGCATAAAATGCCAGCCAAAAACGCGGAAGAAAAAATAATACTCGAAATTAAAATTCCGAGAGAATCCGAAGAAACACCGGAGTCTTTCGCGTCGTTGCTTTCCAATCTAACAGGATTGCTTTCAAACTCACGAATATCTCAAGTTTTAAGAAAAGAGCCCAAATCAATCGCGCTTGAAATTGCCTGCTTTGACCAGTCAATACATTTTTTCATCATCATTCCCACTTCGATCAAAGAATACATTGAAAGTCAGATCACCGCTCAGTACCCCGTTGCCTTAATGCTTCCTCAAAAAGACTATCTTTCAGACTGGCTCGGCAAGTTTTCTTTCGCGCACGCCCAGCTCGTTTTCGGAAAACCATACTACTACCCTATTCGCACATTTGCGGATTTTAAAGATATAGATCCCCTCTCCTCTGTCCTCGCGACAATGTCCAAAGCAAAAGAGCAAGAAGTTTTCTTGGTCCAGTTTATAATTACTGCCGCGCCTTCTAGCTGGCAGCGTCAGGGGTACAGCGCTCTTGCTCCTAAACAAAGAGCGCCTGGGGAGGTTCAGGAACAAATCCCTGGAAGAAACTTGATTCAGGATAAAATTTCAAAACAAGGCCTCAAGGTGTCCGCCAGAATTCTCACCGGCACAAGTGACGCGTTCACCAAAAAAATACTTCTAGATTCACTCGCGGGCAGTTTTGGGAGTTTTTCTCAAGGAGAAGGAAACTATTTGAAGCTTAAAAAGCCGTCTGGATTTTCCAGGAATAAATTACTGAAAGCTATATTCGAGCGAAAATTTTACCCATGCCAAAGGTCCCAGTATTTCAATACCGCGGAACTCGCGAGCCTTTATCATTTTCCTTCACAAAAGTTATCCAGCGTTCATAATATTTCCTGGGGCACGAGTTTTGCTTCGGAACCGCCCGAAAATTTACCAACTCCAGACTCAGCCGACAAAGAAAACATTAATTTCTTTGCCAGAACGAACTTCAAAAACAAGCTAACAACTTTTGGGCTAAAACTGGAAGACAGAAGAAGACACACATACATAGTAGGGAAGACTGGAACAGGAAAATCGACGCTGATTGCAAATATGGTCATAAACGACATAAGAAACAACAGGGGAGTCGCGGTCATCGACCCCCACGGAGACCTTTCGGAAATTCTTCTCGATTACATTCCAAGCTTTAGGGTCAACGACGTTGTTTATCTAAACCCTTCGGACAAAGAAAGATCTTTCGTCCTCAACCCTTTGGAAGTAAAAGAAAAAGCTCAAAAAGAACTGGCTGTTTCTGGAATCATCGCTATTTTCCAAAAAATTTACGCGCACACCTGGGGACCACGACTCGAACACATTTTAAGAAACACGCTTTTCACCCTAACCGAAGTTCCAGACGCGACGTTCATGGATATTTCAAGATTTTTAACAGACGCCACCTACAGAAACAAATACGTCGCGAAAACAAAAGATCCTGTGATTTACAATTTCTGGAAAAGCGAATTCGACAAAATGGACCCTCGGCTT
Above is a window of Candidatus Curtissbacteria bacterium DNA encoding:
- a CDS encoding type IV secretion system DNA-binding domain-containing protein, yielding MPAKNAEEKIILEIKIPRESEETPESFASLLSNLTGLLSNSRISQVLRKEPKSIALEIACFDQSIHFFIIIPTSIKEYIESQITAQYPVALMLPQKDYLSDWLGKFSFAHAQLVFGKPYYYPIRTFADFKDIDPLSSVLATMSKAKEQEVFLVQFIITAAPSSWQRQGYSALAPKQRAPGEVQEQIPGRNLIQDKISKQGLKVSARILTGTSDAFTKKILLDSLAGSFGSFSQGEGNYLKLKKPSGFSRNKLLKAIFERKFYPCQRSQYFNTAELASLYHFPSQKLSSVHNISWGTSFASEPPENLPTPDSADKENINFFARTNFKNKLTTFGLKLEDRRRHTYIVGKTGTGKSTLIANMVINDIRNNRGVAVIDPHGDLSEILLDYIPSFRVNDVVYLNPSDKERSFVLNPLEVKEKAQKELAVSGIIAIFQKIYAHTWGPRLEHILRNTLFTLTEVPDATFMDISRFLTDATYRNKYVAKTKDPVIYNFWKSEFDKMDPRLRSEAISPILNKVGQFLSAGSIRNVVGRPHSTIDLEEIMNTRKILILNLSQGKLGEDSSSLLGAMFITKLQLAAMNRVNMEEEKRKDFFLYVDEFQNFATTSFIKILSEARKYRLNLTLANQYMAQVSQDVEKAIMGNTGNLLSFIVGADDANILSKEYGEVYKANDLTSLDRYQMVAKLTIDNHISRSFLAYTLPLPNSKTQNRPKVLQVSADRYTKPV